A segment of the Nitrospiraceae bacterium genome:
TCGGGCTCCGGGAACATGACCACATAGTCTACGCAGGCCAGCGCAGCGAGCACCTCGGCCCGTTGGACATCGGGGACGATGGGACGATCAGCACCCTTGTGCAGGGCGCGTACGGAACCGTCGGAGTTCACACCGACCACGAGCAGATCTCCCAGATCGCGGGCTGCTTGCAGGTACCGGACATGGCCGATGTGCATGAGGTCGAAGCACCCGTTTGTAAAAACGATGCGTTCTTTCCGCTGACGGCGCTCGGCCAGCAGTGGAACCAATTCATCTCGCGTGGTCACTTTTGTAGGCATCACGTTCAGTATCAATCCAATCATGCATCTTAGCAGGATGAAGAAAATGTCCGCCACCACGAATCCGTACCGAGCGTCACGCGCTTGTGAGTTCAGTCGGGCGTGGACCGTTTTCGCTTCTTCTTCCACTCCTCATCCAGAGGAAGGGCGCCTAGGCGGACCACGCTACTGCCATGTCGCTCCATCAGTTTATCCAGCGCGGCCACGGCATCTCGTTGACGGCGATCGAACAGCGGTTCGGGAGCGGGGAGCAGATCCGACAGGCCCAGGCCCACGAGCCGATATCGCGATCGCGGCTGAAGCAAATCTGCCAAGGCCCGGCGAATGTCCGGCCACATGTCGGGGTCATAGTTCAACGGCGTGGCAAACTTCCGTTGCCGCGTGGTGATACGAAAAAACGAATCCTTCAGCTTCAGGGTGAATGAACCGGCAGCCAGACCCTCCAGGCGAAGCTCATGCGCCAGCGTTTCGAGAAACCCATGGATGATCGGTTCCAGTACGGCCGGATCGTTCGTATCTTCATCGAAGGTCGTTTCGTGGCTGACACTTTTAGACTCGCGGTCGGCTACTACAGGATCGGAATCGAGGCCACGGGCCAGCGATTGAAACGATGCCAAGCGGGTGCCTAGGAGGCGTAGGAGAGTTGATTCGAAGCGAGGAAGGAGCAAATCGCCGATCGTCTTTACCCCCAGGCGTTCGACGGCTTCGGTCGATTTCGGTCCCATGCCGGGCAACGAGCGAATCGGCAGCGGGGCCAGAAAAACGGCTTCCGTGCCCGGTTCTATCACCGCCAGGCCGTCTGGTTTATGCGCATCGGCGGCGATCTTGGCGACGGTTTTTCCGGAGGATAGGCTAATGGTGCAGGTGAGACCCGTCTTGCGCAGAATGTCCTCCTTGAGCATCTGCCCTAATGAGCGGGGATTCGGATGGCGAGTTTGCAGTCTCGTCGTATCCGCATAAAATTCATCGATACTGGTCCACTCGGTTTCAGGAAAGAACCGGTTCGTCACCTCTTGGAGTTGACGATGGAGACGTGTATAGAGCGGCCGATCTGGTGGGACGAGGACCAGTTGAGGGCAGAGGCGCAGGGCCTGGATCGTCGGCATGGCCGATCGCACACCGAATCGTCGAACCGCATAACTGGCGGCCGCAATAATTCCGCGCGGAGGCGGACCTCCCACGGCGACTGGTTTGCCCGCCAATGATGGATCGGCCAGCACCGCGGCTGACGCGAACATGGCGTCGATATCGCCGAACAGAATTTGTCGAGGCCAACGAGCGGACATGAAACCCTAGCTCGACTGGAACGGAAGACTGAATTGCCTGCCCATGCAACTCATCGGGATCGATTCCGGTTGCGGCTCATCGTGTACGACCGCGAACTCGCAGAGCGGTCCCCGGCAGGCTCCACAGAGGTGCCGACGTGGTTGAATGGTCCGGCGCTGGCGCCGGTAAATCGAGCCGCATTGTTGGCAGCGCCAGGCATATTTCGCCAACGCCGCGACCTCTTTGCCCAAGGAATGGTAGATCGTGATGCCGAGGCCATCCTGGTTCATGCGCGCCATCATGCGGCGAAAGTCCTGACCATGATTCGGACGACGCTTGAGCACATCGTATTGCCACTGATGGATCATTTCATGCGCCAGCGTCGTCATCGTTTCGCGATCCAGGTCAAGGTTTTGAATTGGTAGGAGGA
Coding sequences within it:
- the rfaE2 gene encoding D-glycero-beta-D-manno-heptose 1-phosphate adenylyltransferase, with translation MPTKVTTRDELVPLLAERRQRKERIVFTNGCFDLMHIGHVRYLQAARDLGDLLVVGVNSDGSVRALHKGADRPIVPDVQRAEVLAALACVDYVVMFPEPDPGALITALQPDVLVKGGDWPLDRIIGREVVEARGGLVQTIPLVPGVSTTTLVQRIRSTTA
- a CDS encoding SprT-like domain-containing protein translates to MAPSVEPLLTLWTDLNRRYFQGALPPIPIEWSRRLTSSAGMFVCRVGPRHTHMQSTIDQTRRRCIKLSSVLLPIQNLDLDRETMTTLAHEMIHQWQYDVLKRRPNHGQDFRRMMARMNQDGLGITIYHSLGKEVAALAKYAWRCQQCGSIYRRQRRTIQPRRHLCGACRGPLCEFAVVHDEPQPESIPMSCMGRQFSLPFQSS